A genomic stretch from Patescibacteria group bacterium includes:
- a CDS encoding type Z 30S ribosomal protein S14, whose product MARKALIAKAKRKPKFSTRVVRRCWRCGRNHGFMRDFGLCRICFRELADNGDLPGIKKSSW is encoded by the coding sequence ATGGCAAGAAAAGCGTTAATCGCAAAAGCAAAAAGAAAACCGAAATTTTCCACCAGAGTGGTAAGGCGTTGCTGGCGTTGCGGCCGCAACCACGGATTTATGCGCGATTTCGGTTTATGCCGCATTTGTTTTCGGGAATTGGCCGATAATGGAGATTTGCCGGGGATAAAAAAATCCTCTTGGTAA
- the rplE gene encoding 50S ribosomal protein L5 — protein MRLKEKYDKKIAPQLKEKFGYKNIFMAPKLEKAVVNVGFGRFNKDSAYIDNIKNNLADITGQKCVLTKAKKAISAFKIREGMVIGAKVTLRGARMYDFVEKLVNVTLPRVRDFRGLAEKSIDKTGNLTIGFKEHLAFPEVSHDSVENIHGLEVIISTTAKNKEESLELLKLLGFPLKREEADIKETK, from the coding sequence ATGAGATTAAAAGAGAAATATGATAAAAAAATAGCGCCGCAGCTGAAAGAGAAGTTTGGTTATAAAAATATTTTTATGGCGCCAAAACTTGAAAAAGCGGTAGTCAATGTCGGCTTTGGGCGCTTTAATAAGGACAGCGCTTATATTGATAATATTAAGAATAATTTAGCCGATATTACCGGCCAGAAATGCGTTTTAACCAAGGCCAAAAAAGCAATTTCCGCTTTTAAGATAAGGGAAGGCATGGTTATCGGAGCCAAGGTGACTTTGCGGGGCGCGCGCATGTATGATTTTGTGGAAAAACTGGTGAACGTCACTTTGCCCAGAGTAAGGGATTTCCGCGGTTTGGCGGAAAAATCAATTGATAAAACAGGAAATTTAACCATTGGGTTCAAGGAACATCTGGCCTTTCCGGAAGTTTCTCATGATTCTGTTGAAAATATCCATGGCCTGGAAGTTATTATTTCCACTACCGCCAAGAATAAAGAGGAAAGTTTGGAATTGCTAAAGCTTCTGGGCTTCCCCTTAAAGCGCGAAGAGGCGGATATAAAAGAAACTAAGTAA